A single window of Deltaproteobacteria bacterium DNA harbors:
- the rseP gene encoding RIP metalloprotease RseP has product MVTSILAVVLVLGGLIFFHELGHFLVAQGMGMGVSVFSLGFGTRIAGFRRGKTDYRVCAFPLGGYVQLVGESPDADLPEGFTTAESFSARPPWQRMLVVLAGPLFNFLLAWIIFWGLAWVNGAQDMLPVIGQVTNASAAQEAGLLPGDRVLAVDGQPIAIWEDLVERIEANQGDALHLTMLRENEQFSVNITPKLQEKRNLFGEIKTMPMLGIAPKGEFSTRELGFMAASFQGARQIWDVTGLMIMGIVKLVERVIPWTDMGGVILISEMIHKEAQNGLASLLALTALISINLGVLNLLPIPVLDGGHILFFFLETITGKPLSPRVQQMALKIGMTLLLLLMVFATINDILRHFR; this is encoded by the coding sequence ATGGTAACCAGCATTCTCGCGGTGGTGCTCGTCCTGGGCGGCCTGATCTTCTTCCATGAGCTCGGCCACTTTCTCGTGGCCCAGGGCATGGGCATGGGGGTCAGCGTTTTTTCCCTGGGTTTTGGCACCCGCATCGCCGGTTTCAGGCGCGGCAAGACCGATTACCGCGTCTGCGCCTTCCCCCTGGGCGGATATGTGCAACTCGTGGGCGAGAGCCCCGACGCCGACCTGCCCGAAGGTTTCACGACGGCGGAATCCTTTTCCGCCCGCCCCCCCTGGCAACGCATGCTGGTCGTCCTGGCTGGGCCACTCTTCAATTTCCTCCTGGCCTGGATTATTTTCTGGGGGCTGGCCTGGGTCAACGGCGCCCAGGACATGTTGCCGGTCATCGGCCAGGTCACCAACGCCAGCGCGGCCCAGGAAGCGGGGCTTTTGCCCGGTGATCGCGTGTTGGCCGTGGACGGCCAGCCCATTGCCATCTGGGAGGATCTGGTCGAGCGCATCGAAGCCAACCAGGGCGATGCGCTTCACCTGACCATGCTCCGGGAAAATGAACAATTTTCCGTGAACATCACGCCCAAACTCCAGGAAAAGCGCAACCTGTTTGGCGAAATCAAGACCATGCCCATGCTCGGCATCGCTCCCAAGGGGGAATTCTCGACACGCGAGCTGGGCTTCATGGCCGCGTCGTTCCAGGGCGCCAGACAGATCTGGGACGTGACCGGGCTCATGATCATGGGCATCGTCAAATTGGTGGAGCGGGTCATCCCCTGGACCGACATGGGCGGGGTTATCCTCATTTCCGAAATGATCCACAAAGAGGCCCAAAACGGTCTGGCCAGTTTGCTGGCCCTGACCGCCCTGATCAGCATCAACCTCGGCGTGCTCAATCTGCTGCCCATTCCCGTCCTGGACGGCGGGCACATTCTCTTCTTCTTTCTCGAAACCATCACCGGCAAG